In Porites lutea chromosome 1, jaPorLute2.1, whole genome shotgun sequence, a single genomic region encodes these proteins:
- the LOC140953484 gene encoding transmembrane protein 135-like — protein sequence MSCVDTSWPPFRLKSERYDVTMTVFSKILPYFTTTLSCHELAHTWTPSCTSASAGVFRSCFIESLKIYGLLYLVGGILRRAGMKYFRVNYLLDVIRSSLFLAVNGGGLVVNVCLIRKLFGSFNYLSMIFVPGLIASLMAILIEKKGRRSTLALYMTNLATETTYNMLKERSLIKPIPNGEIILFCASTATMMYLYRKKDGLTDGLVNALIRYFLGSNNSGHRQEISGTEQSQLMERKKYNNDWHISWLQPTLKALGTGYLIQLMLMLAGQIKFIVTNPRRLLRTFYHKDCIRCGLFLGSFVAIFKNVEGVLGNLRKKSDEINALFAGGLAGLSMMFYKSSTIALYLASKMSEIVYKQGVSAGVLPSIPYAEILTYTFSTAFLFHACTWEVHSVRPSYWRYLNVVTGKRFCEINRAKIDELYGTDSTRLFPKDDLYKSLNRKR from the exons ATGAGCTGCGTTGATACATCTTGGCCGCCATTTCGACTCAAATCTGAAAGATATGATGTGACAATGActgtattttctaaaatactACCTTACTTTACCACTACCCTTTCTTGTCACGAGTTAGCGCATACATGGACTCCATCTTGCACGAGTGCTTCTGCCGGGGTCTTTCGATCATGCTTCATCGAATCTCTGAAGATTTACGGTcttctgtatttg GTTGGTGGTATTTTACGAAGAGCAGGAATGAAATACTTCAGAGTTAATTATTTACTGGACGTTATTAGGTCATCGTTGTTTTTGGCAGTCAATGGAGGGGGATTGGTTGTTAATGTTTGCTTGATAAG gaAACTTTTTGGCTCTTTCAACTACCTGTCTATGATATTTGTCCCTGGTCTCATAGCATCTCTTATGGCCATTCTAATTGAGAAAAAAGGGAGACGAAGCACTCTTGCACTTTATATGACAAATTTG gCCACTGAAACAACATATAATATGCTGAAGGAAAGAAGCCTTATTAAACCTATTCCAAATGGAGAG ATTATACTATTTTGTGCATCAACTGCCACCATGATGTATCTTTACAG AAAGAAGGATGGTCTCACTGATGGATTAGTGAATGCCTTAATTAG GTATTTCCTTGGTTCAAATAATTCTGGACATCGTCAAGAAATTAGTGGTACAGAGCAGAGTCAACTAATGGAGAGAAAAAAGTATAATAATGATTGGCATATTAGCTG gcTACAACCAACTTTAAAAGCCCTTGGTACTGGTTATCTTATTCAGCTGATGCTTATGCTTGCAGGACAAATCAAATTCATTGTGACAAACCCAA GGAGGCTATTAAGAACATTTTACCACAAGGACTGCATTAGATGTGGCCTATTTCTTGGATCTTTTGTAGCAATTTTTAAG AATGTTGAGGGGGTACTTGGAAATCTTAGAAAGAAAAGTGATGAAATTAATGCCCTCTTTGCAG gtggCTTAGCCGGGCTTTCTATGATGTTTTACAAAAGTTCCACGATAGCATTATATCTAGCTTCAAAAATGTCTGAG ATTGTGTACAAGCAGGGAGTATCAGCTGGGGTTCTTCCTTCTATACCTTATGCTGAAATTCTTACTTACACCTTTTCAACAGCATTCCTGTTTCATGCG tgtacaTGGGAGGTACACAGCGTCCGTCCTTCTTACTGGCGTTACCTGAATGTGGTAACAGGCAAGAG GTTTTGTGAGATAAACAGAGCAAAAATTGATGAGCTGTATGGCACAGACAGCACCAGATTATTCCCAAAGGATGATTTGTACAAGTCATTAAACAGGAAGAGGTAG
- the LOC140953468 gene encoding frizzled-4-like → MKALDRSLVFVVFLTSCIAFVNCQGSRKKSWQCEKITVPLCSDLGYNATRMPNMLGHDTQKEAEREIVQFVPLIKCNCSTPHLKFFLCSAYFPMCTDMVDVKIASCRPLCEYVRDKCLPVLKEFGISWPMNLNCTKFLYENNDRQMCMPGPNFTDSSSPKPVLGSTSVRPNDGNDLLPNDSVSATPAGRHHTGSEQCRKFKNNINYYYVKSTASCAVLCNQEGIFKTSDKETVDRWMTVWSVVCFISTFSVLCTFLVDTARFKYPERSIIWLALCYNLYSISFIIRLAAGREAISCDQEYNGPKFLIQDGLRNTGCAIVFLIQYFFIMAATVWWVILALTWFLAAGMKWGYDAIGSYSNLFHVIAWTLPTIKTIFILITRKIDGDELTGLCFVGNQDLIALAAFVLGPEFTYLIIGTLFLIAGFVALFRIRATVQRDTSTKSETNKLERLIVRLGIFSVFSTVPATAVIACYFYEYGNKEYWFYGKRENRIAEPNFSIFQLKIFMSLFVGTISGFWIWSPKTLQSWKKFYYLVIGKRPPRPKNQKIGGNNSNETTV, encoded by the coding sequence ATGAAGGCGCTCGATCGTTCGTtggtttttgttgtgtttttgacAAGTTGTATCGCCTTTGTGAACTGCCAAGGATCCCGAAAAAAGTCATGGCAGTGTGAGAAGATCACTGTTCCACTTTGCAGTGACCTGGGTTACAACGCCACCAGAATGCCCAATATGTTGGGTCACGATACGCAGAAAGAAGCTGAACGGGAGATCGTACAGTTTGTTCCCTTGATTAAATGCAATTGTTCCACTCCTCATCTGAAGTTCTTCTTGTGTTCGGCGTATTTTCCAATGTGTACCGATATGGTGGATGTGAAAATCGCTTCATGTCGCCCGTTGTGCGAATACGTTCGCGACAAATGCCTTCCCGTTCTGAAAGAATTCGGCATTTCGTGGCCGATGAACCTAAATTGCACGAAGTTCTTGTACGAAAACAACGATCGTCAAATGTGTATGCCAGGACCAAATTTCACGGACAGTTCAAGCCCCAAACCGGTTTTAGGTTCTACGAGCGTGAGACCAAATGACGGTAATGACCTACTCCCAAATGACAGTGTTTCTGCTACGCCAGCGGGACGACACCACACTGGCTCGGAACAGTGcaggaaattcaaaaataacATCAATTACTATTATGTGAAAAGTACTGCATCGTGTGCCGTGCTGTGTAATCAAGAAGGTATCTTTAAAACTTCGGACAAAGAAACGGTCGACAGATGGATGACTGTATGGTCCGTAGTATGTTTTATATCCACGTTCTCTGTTCTCTGTACGTTCTTGGTTGATACTGCACGCTTCAAATACCCTGAACGTTCGATAATATGGCTCGCTCTATGTTACAACCTCTACTCCATATCTTTTATCATTCGTCTAGCAGCTGGCCGCGAAGCAATCTCTTGCGATCAGGAGTATAATGGGCCAAAATTTCTTATCCAAGACGGTTTGCGAAACACTGGCTGCGCTATTGTCTTCTTGATACAGTACTTCTTCATCATGGCCGCAACAGTTTGGTGGGTAATTTTGGCGCTAACTTGGTTTCTCGCGGCAGGGATGAAATGGGGTTACGATGCCATCGGCTCTTACTCGAACTTGTTTCATGTTATTGCGTGGACTTTACCAAccatcaaaacaatttttatcttGATAACTCGCAAAATCGACGGCGATGAATTGACTGGACTTTGTTTCGTTGGAAATCAAGACCTGATTGCTCTTGCTGCGTTCGTTCTGGGTCCCGAGTTTACTTATCTAATTATCGGTACCCTGTTTCTAATCGCGGGATTTGTGGCGTTGTTTCGCATCCGCGCAACGGTTCAACGAGACACCAGTACAAAGAGCGAGACTAATAAACTAGAAAGACTCATCGTTCGCCTTGGGATATTTTCCGTGTTTTCAACCGTCCCTGCGACGGCTGTAATCGCTTGTTACTTCTATGAATACGGGAATAAAGAGTACTGGTTTTACGGCAAGCGCGAAAATAGAATCGCCGAGCCGAATTTCAGCATATTTCAGTTAAAGATTTTCATGTCTCTCTTCGTTGGGACGATTTCAGGTTTTTGGATTTGGTCACCGAAGACATTACAGTCGTGGAAAAAATTCTACTATCTAGTGATTGGGAAAAGACCTCCGCGTCCAAAGAACCAGAAGATCGGCGGGAATAATTCCAACGAAACGACTGTTTAA